The DNA segment CGTCAGCCTCCTAGTCCTCCTTCTCTACCTGGCTCTTGGCTCCTTGATAACTGTTTATGCTAGGAGGAGAATGGCTCGTGGGGAGGGGGAGTTCTACCTCGCGGGTAGGAGGCTAACTGGGTTTCTATCGGCTATGACCTATGCCGCCACTACTTACAGCAGCTTTATGATCGTCGGTCTCGTAGGCCTCGCTTATTTTACGGGTATTGGCAGTCTTGTTTTCGAGCTCTCCTATCTTGTGGCTACTGTTGTGCTGCTCTCAATATTCTCCCATAGGGTTTGGAGGATGTCTAGGGAAAGGGGCTGGGTTAGCCCTGGCGAGATGCTGGCCGACCTCTTGGGCAGCCCTTGGGTTGCTCTGGCTGCCAGCCTTGTTTTCCTGGTGTCCCTTGTACCCTATGCATCGGCCCAGCTGAAGGGTATTGCGGAGACCATAGTAGCTATAGCCGGGTATAGCCCAGACAACACTGGAGCTTATATAGCGGCGGTTGGGGCGGCCTTGTTGATCCTCCTAGCCTGGTCGCTGGTTGCGGGGGTTAGGGGCGTTGTTCTTACAGACGCTTTCCAGGGGTTGTGGATGCTCACAGCCGGTACCCTGCTGTTCCTATGGTTAGCCTCCAGGGTGTTCTCGGGGGCTGGGGCGGGCGAGGTCCTCACAGCCATGGAGTCTGCAGGGCTTTTTAGGATGTGGAGTTCGAGCCTGCTGATAGGCTTTGTGACTCCATGGGTCTTCTTCGCCGTAACCAACCCTCAGGTGGTCCAGAGACTCTATATGCCGAAGGACGAGGAGAGCCTCAGGAGGATGATACTCTACTTCGCCCTCTTCGGTCTCTACTATACTCTCCTGGTTGTGGCCATAGGTTTTCTCGCTAGAGCGGGGGTGGAGCTGGGGATAGTAGACATAGACCCCCAGGGCAGGGACCAGGTTACCCCCCAACTCTTATCCCTGGCGCACCCCCTGCTGGCGGCGCTGGTTTTCACCAGTATTGTGGCGGCTTCGGTCTCCACAGCAGACAGCATTATACTCGCCCTGGCGAGCAGCGCCTCGAGGGATATAGGGTTGCTAGTGCTCAGGCTAGGGGAGAGGGAGAGGCTGAGGCTCGGATACGGGGCGGCGGCTCTCTTCACCGTTTTGATGGCTGCTTTTGCAGCCTCCAGGATAGGCTATATAGTCCAGCTGTCTGTGTTAAGCAGTGTTATGCTGCTTGGACTGGCCCCCGTTACCATAGCAGCTTGGCTCGGGCTGAAGGTAAACCCGGCTTTTGCAATATCTTCCATAGCCGCGGGGCCCTTAATAGTTGCTGCCAACGTCCTCTACCAGCTGGCGATGGGAGGGGGGATCTCCCTGAGCCCTGCTAAGGTTGTGCTGGGGTTGCCTCTAAGCGTTTGGGTGTTGATCGTGGCTATAGCCCTAACTCTAGCCGGACTGGTTGTTGAAAGGAGTAGATAGTATTTTTCAATTATAAGTAACATGTATTTTCCTATGAACCGGAGTACAAGCGGTGGTGGGGAGGCTTTGAAGCGTATAGGGGATTTAGAAGACCTCGCCGACGCTAAGGTCCTGGTTTTCGGTGCAGGAGGAGGTGGAGATGCCCTCGGCGCCATACACCTCTACAGACGGCTGGAGAGGATTGGGGCGAGGCCTATACTGGGCAGCATCGTCTGGGAGAGGAGGGTTGTAGACCCAACCCCAGGGCCGATTCCGGTGGAGAGCATAATAGGGTCTCAGAAGATAGCAGAGCATGCCGCAATAGTTAGGGGCTGGGAGTATGTTGAGAGGGGGGGTGTGAGGTTCATCCCCCAGATAGTTAGGGCTTCTAGAGTGCTTGGCGTTGAGGCCGTGGCACTCGGAGTTGACGGGGGAGCCTTGGGCCTTGCAAACGCTCTCGAGACCCTGGAGGATTTCTACGGGCTCGACGCTATCATAGCCCTTGATTCCGGGGGCGACGCGCTTGCCCTGGGCTGCGAGGAGGACCTGTGGAGCCCGCTCGCAGATGCCGTCAGCCTCTCGTCCCTTAAGGAAGTTAACATTGGTGTGAAGCTCCTTGCAGTACACGGTTACGGCGTAGACGGTGAGCTACCTAGGAGCTACGTCCTCAAGAGGATAGCCGACGTTGCCAGAGAAGGGGGGTTGGTGGGCTTCACCAGCATAACAAGACTGGACGCAGGGGCTCTAGATAGGATTGAGCGTTATTTCGTGAGTGAAGCCTCGAAAGCCCCAGTCTGGGCTTTCAAGGGCGAGTGGGGGGGAAGGAGTATAAGGGGGGGTAGCAGGGTTATCGAGCTAGATCCTCTCCAGGCCACCACGGCAATAATGGATATAGATAAGGTGGTGTCACTAACTCCCCTCCCACACGCTGTGGCCAATAGTAGGAGCATCTACGAGGCTAACTCTATACTCAACGATAGGTGCGTCTATACTGAGCTCAACTTGGAGGAGGACCTCGCATCGAACCCTGGGTTGAGAGCAGCTGAGGCTAGAAGCAGGGGCAGGAGACTCCTTAGAAGGCTAGGTTGCAGGCCTCTCTGCTAGCGTCCTCACTCGTTCTTCGCAGGCCTTATCGCAGAGTATGCCTTAAGTGACATTACAGTCTCCTCTAGCATCTCAACCCTCTCTATAAGATAGGTTATAGCGTCTTCCATCTGTCTGTACTTGCCTTCGAGGAGTGTGAGCTTCATCCTATAGTCTTTTTCAAGCTTGTCCACCTTCCTGCTTAGAGCGAGCAGGGTTTTAGTAGATTCCTCGCTCGGCTCTGAGGCGAACCCTTTGTTAAGCCCCATCTTTATGTAAAACTTTATAATGTCGGTGACCTGAACGCCGAGCTCGGCAGCCCTCTTCTTCAGCTCGCTATACACGCTATCGGGGAGTGAGAGGTGAACCGTTGGCATGTCTTTCCCCATAAAGAAGAATACTGTAGTCCTAGTATTTAAATTAATCTGTCCATGTCTTTCCCCATGGAGAATAAGACTGGAATCCCATTAGAGTAATGTATTTCACGAAAAAAGACTCTATAAACTATGGTTTGGGGGTTGAGGAGGCGTGCGCGTCGTCAGTTTCAAGATAGAGGAGGATCTGCTGGAGCTGCTTGAAGAGTATGCTAGGAGGAAGAACCTGACTAAGAGTGAGATAATACGGAGGGCGCTTGAGAAGTATCTTAGGGAGAAGCCCGATATGAAGCCTTATGTAGGGAAGGTTATGAAAATATATGCCTAAATCCACAGTTTTATGCTTGACGTCGGACTCGAGACCCTCCCTTATGATTATTCTCTGGCTATAGGCTTATGGAACGCTAGGTTTCTTTCAATTTTCTATATAAAAGTTTTATACGGTTAAACCGTGACAAATTTAGTCGAGGGTCTATGGACTTGAAGATGCTTACCAGCCTTCAGAGGGAGGTTCTTGAGACTCTTGTGTCGCTCTATGAGAGGCACAAGAGGATGATAAAGAGTAAGGAGGTTGCAGAGGCGCTTGGCAAGGACGAGGGTACTGTGAGGAACGTTATAATGTGGCTCAAGAGCCTGGGGCTCGTTGAGAGCCGCACGGGCCCCGCTGGAGGTTACATGCCGACTCTGAAGGCCTACGAGGTTATAGGTGTTCAGACCCCTACTCTCAGCCACGTCACCTACGGGCAGGTTATAGTGGAGAAGGATGGTAACCAGTACCGGTACGCCGCGCTCGATATGGAGATAATGGGTATATTCGGGAGCGACACTATGAAGGCCGTGGTAACGGTCTCGGGCAACATAGCCCCTGTTGAAAAGGGCGATCTGGTTAGGGTTGAGAGCGTGCCCGTACGGAAGTTTGCGTTGGAGGGGAGGGTAGAGAAGGTGAGCAAAGAGGCTAGACAACTGATGATAGTTATATCCAAGATGACCGTGATACCGAATATCAAGGTTAACAGCCTGATATCTAGAAAGCTCCTAACGGTAAGGCACAACATGACAGTTAGGGAGGTGGCCAAGTTCC comes from the Aeropyrum camini SY1 = JCM 12091 genome and includes:
- a CDS encoding sodium:solute symporter family protein; this encodes MAGQAVVVSLLVLLLYLALGSLITVYARRRMARGEGEFYLAGRRLTGFLSAMTYAATTYSSFMIVGLVGLAYFTGIGSLVFELSYLVATVVLLSIFSHRVWRMSRERGWVSPGEMLADLLGSPWVALAASLVFLVSLVPYASAQLKGIAETIVAIAGYSPDNTGAYIAAVGAALLILLAWSLVAGVRGVVLTDAFQGLWMLTAGTLLFLWLASRVFSGAGAGEVLTAMESAGLFRMWSSSLLIGFVTPWVFFAVTNPQVVQRLYMPKDEESLRRMILYFALFGLYYTLLVVAIGFLARAGVELGIVDIDPQGRDQVTPQLLSLAHPLLAALVFTSIVAASVSTADSIILALASSASRDIGLLVLRLGERERLRLGYGAAALFTVLMAAFAASRIGYIVQLSVLSSVMLLGLAPVTIAAWLGLKVNPAFAISSIAAGPLIVAANVLYQLAMGGGISLSPAKVVLGLPLSVWVLIVAIALTLAGLVVERSR
- a CDS encoding DUF1152 domain-containing protein → MKRIGDLEDLADAKVLVFGAGGGGDALGAIHLYRRLERIGARPILGSIVWERRVVDPTPGPIPVESIIGSQKIAEHAAIVRGWEYVERGGVRFIPQIVRASRVLGVEAVALGVDGGALGLANALETLEDFYGLDAIIALDSGGDALALGCEEDLWSPLADAVSLSSLKEVNIGVKLLAVHGYGVDGELPRSYVLKRIADVAREGGLVGFTSITRLDAGALDRIERYFVSEASKAPVWAFKGEWGGRSIRGGSRVIELDPLQATTAIMDIDKVVSLTPLPHAVANSRSIYEANSILNDRCVYTELNLEEDLASNPGLRAAEARSRGRRLLRRLGCRPLC
- a CDS encoding DUF6290 family protein codes for the protein MRVVSFKIEEDLLELLEEYARRKNLTKSEIIRRALEKYLREKPDMKPYVGKVMKIYA
- a CDS encoding CBS domain-containing protein translates to MLTSLQREVLETLVSLYERHKRMIKSKEVAEALGKDEGTVRNVIMWLKSLGLVESRTGPAGGYMPTLKAYEVIGVQTPTLSHVTYGQVIVEKDGNQYRYAALDMEIMGIFGSDTMKAVVTVSGNIAPVEKGDLVRVESVPVRKFALEGRVEKVSKEARQLMIVISKMTVIPNIKVNSLISRKLLTVRHNMTVREVAKFLYSHGIRGAPIVDDKNNIIGFITTTDISMLIARGEDLDATVDRYMRKTVFTINEDESIYEAMRYMDFNGVGRLVVIDYAGRPLGIITRTDILKALIAVK